In the genome of Carya illinoinensis cultivar Pawnee chromosome 13, C.illinoinensisPawnee_v1, whole genome shotgun sequence, the window cagataaatcatatgaataattcataacaagtataaaaagaataaataaaacttgtatctgaactatgtgaataaaattaatcacagatataattgatatgtaaattatGGAAATTTTCATTCACCAATACTTACTTTAAAGATTTCaaatgatatattaaaaaaacttacttgaaatagaagattactaTCTTCAGTATCATCTGAACTTTCGTGCACTGTAAAAATTAGTAAGATTGAAAAAGATCACAGTACATAACTTCTGtctgaaaaactaaaattattagTCAAACAtgtcaaactaatcattaaaattttttttacctcTATCTCTTATAAAGAAGAGATCAGTCAactattattacaataatagtCGTAATCACTTCTTAAACCCAAAACCTCATTATTCATATTTATCATCCGTAAACACCCACCAACCATTGAATAGTGCACCTTGAGGGCCCCACTTGCAGCCCACCCACCTACCTTTCACAGTTCTCACCCACCAAACGAAAAACCTCTGCACATGGTTGGCGTGTAGAGccaatcaatttagaaaaaaaaagagagaagctcAGTTTCTCTTTCTTGCTGGAAAAGTTAAGGACTGTTCAAATGGCGACTTTTAGCTTTCAAGTCCAACTATTCAGCTAGCCGCCTTGGTGGGCCTCCATGGCGACTTTCGCCGAAGCTGCTTGCTTCTCTTTCATGCGgtagtctttttctttcttttatacctgcattttatttatttatttatttatttattattattattattattattattattattattattattattttcaagatATAATAATGTGAGAAAAGTAGGTAGCCTTACAAACCACCTCCATAGACTTTTTCAACCTCTTTAATTTGTGTCACtccaaaatttgattttgtttaTACCTGTACTGTCTTGCCTCTCTATCATTGAGTTCTTGTCCGAGAAACAAGCAGGAAAAGAAGATACAACGACTAGTAAACGGAGATTGCGAGGACTGAAAAATCGAGATTCCAGAACTGACCACAATTCTCTACTCTGGGACTCATAACGATAAAAGTATATATCTGGATTTTCTGTTTAGCTCGAACGAAGGGATCCTGTCCAAATCTAGAAGTTTGTCAGAGAAAAAGAGTTTGAGATTAAACTGCAGGTTCTTGTTCGCATCAGGTGATCGATCTAGTGGAGTACGATTCGGTCCTCCTCGAAGTTGATGTTACCGTCTCCGTCGGAAAATCATTTCTTTACAAGTATGCTATTTTGCTAACGAAACCTCAATGAAAACAAACGCAAAAGTAAACGTAAACATAGGCTTGTACTACTTTGGAGTAATAAGCGGAGCAATAATCTACATAAAGAGGACCTGAAAATCACTGACGTCGAGGTTGAAATCCTCGCCGAGGTACGAGTCCTCCTCTCTGATCCTCAGGATCTGGCTGTGTACATACTCCACAACTAACGCTGGATCGAGACCATGTGTCACGGCAGCACCACATCCAGAGAGAACTCGCGCACGGACGCTGTTGGCGGTCTCTCCGTTTCTCGAAGAAGATGGGCTTCAGATCTGCCCGTAATTCCGCCCAGATCCACCGATCTGGCGGCATGTCCGTCCTTGTTATCGGTGTTCTTCATTCTCACGCTCTAATCTGTTTCACTCGGGTTGGTAGAGATCTCTTTTGGCCAGGAGGAGGACAGAAGCACGAAGAGCATTGCTAGAGTAGGTGGAAGAATTTTCagctcgtgctgataacgtgttatgaactgaatgaaaagagaaagagtttcaagagattgagagagaacgagagaggagattctcttattgatctgtatatcatataacatcaatatacccatatatatagggttacaaaagagactatgcttttgacgactaggactatgcgtttgacggctagataaatgtggtcatacaattcaagataattTATAACACTTACCACTTAATAGAGTCAATCAGTCAAATAAATGCAGCTACCCTTCAATAGAGTCAATCAGTCAAATAAATGCAGCTACCCTAAATTGATGATAATGGTGGGTCAAGTGGGAGTATAATCACAAAAAGAAAACTAGGCATGGATGGAAAAAGACAAGCCAACTACTTCCCCACAAGTACAACCCCCACTTTCCTTGAAACAATTTCGGATTCTTGCTATGGCTGACAACAAACCGGTTCTTCTCTAGACTCTTTGGCTTATCATTGCTTATTTTCTTGAATCATCATTTCTTCGAAGAGTATAATGGCGTTGGGGGAGATCTTTCTTGCTGCGTTCCTTCAAGTGTTGTTTGACCGATTAGCATCTCCGGAGTTGCTGAAATTTGCACGGCGAGAGGGACTTCGAATAGAGTTGGACAAGTGGAGCAAAACGTTGTTAAGAATCCGAAAGGTGCTTGATGATGCAGAGGAGAAGCAACATACTGAGGGGGCAGTGAAAGAGTGGCTGGATGATCTTAGAGACTTGGCCTATGACGTGGAGGATATACCATATGAGTTTGTGACAGAAGTTTTGCGACGCAAATTGATGGGTAAAAGTCCAACTAGCACTCTTAAGGTAAGGAAGCTTGCCTCTGCTTGTTTTACTGGTTTGACTCCAAGTGATGTTAAGATCAACATTAGGCTGAGGTCAAACATAACAAAAATCACTGCTCGGTTTAATGATCTTGTGTCGCAAAAAGATCAACTGAAATTAAACGAAAGTGTTGATGTGAggtcaaacaaaagaaaagtgaTACGCCTCTGTGGTGACTGAAGATCACATTTATGGTAGGGAGAAAGATGCAGATTCCATACTTCAATTATTGTTGAGTGAGAAATTTGATGATGATACCTTAACTAAAGTTCGCGTGATTCCTATACTTGGTATGGGGGGCATGGGAAAGACAACACTTGCCAAGCTCATATACAATGATCATAAAGTGTGAAGCTTTTTTGATCTGAAAGCATGGGCTTGTGTTTCTGAAGATTTTGATGTTGTTATGATTACAAAAACAATTTTACAATCTATCACATCTGAAAACTGTGATGGGAGGGATCTAAATTGGTTGCAAGTCAAACTAAAGGAAAAACTGCACGGGAAGAGGTTTTTGGTCATTCTAGATGATGTTTGGAATGAGAACTACAATGATTGGATTATCCTTCGTGCTCCTTTCGAAAATGGAGCTCCAGGAAGTAGCATTGTGATCACCACCCGCAATCAGGGAGCTAATGGGAACTGTCAAAGTTCCAGCTTACCACTTGAAAGTGCTGTCAAATGATGCTTGTTTGTCTATATTTGCCCAACATGCATTGGATGCAAGAGACTTCAGTGCACATCCAAACCTTAAGGATATTGGTGAGGAAATCGTTAGAAGGTGTAAAGGCTTGCCTTTGGCAGCAAAAACTGTTGGAGGCATCTTACGCACTACACAATACCGCGATGAATGGAAAAAAATAGTGAACAGTAAGATTTGGGATATACCAGAGGAGAGAAGTGGAATTGTTCCAGCTCTTATGTTAAGCTATCACAATCTCCCCTCACATTTAAAGAGGTGCTTTGCATATTGTTCTATATTCCCTAAGGACTACGAGTTTGAGGAGAAGCAGTTGGTTTTATTATGGATGGCAGAAGGTTTGATTTAGTCGCaacaagagaaaaaggaaatggaagaattgGGTATGGAGTATTTCCGCAATCTATTATCAAGGTCATTTTTTCAACAACCAAGCATGGATAAATCGCGATTTGTGATGCATGACCTCATCAGTGATTTGGCTCAATCAGTTGCAGGGGATACATGCTTTAGAATGGAAGATAGAGTTTGCAATGGTAAACAAGAGAATATTCTTGGAAAGGCTCGCCATTCAGCTTATTTGGGTGGCCTTTATGATGGTACTAAAAAGTTTGAGgttttttctaaattcaaacatTTACGTACCTTCTTACCTCTTATGCTACCATATCCTGGATACTGTTATTTGACTTTTCATGTTCCTCTTCAGTTGTTACCAAAATCACGATGGTTAAGAGTGCTCTCTTTGAATGGGTATTGCATAACTGAGATATCAGATAAAATTGGAGATTTGAAGCATCTACGGTACCTTGACCTTTCTTACACTCCAATCACAAGCTTGCCTGAATCAATAACTACTCTTTACAACTTACAAACATTGATATTGGAGAAATGTACTTATTTGAAGAGATTACCTTTAACATTTGAGAACCTTGTCAACTTGCGCCACCTCAATATTCTAGATGCATACTCATTGGAAGGAATGCCTCCAAAAATTTGTAAATTAACATGTCTCCGAACATTGTCTAATCTAATTGTGGGAGAAGGCAGTTGTTCTGGGATAAAGGAGCTAGGGCCTTCGTCAAATCTTCGAGGGACTCTTTGTATTTCGAGATTGGAGAATGTGATGGAACCATGGGATGCAAGGGATGCCAATTTGATTGGTAAGCCCAATCTTAGGGGCTTTTCATTGGAATGGAGTGAAGACATTGATGAGTCACGAGAATTAGAGGTACTCAACATGCTACAACCTCACAACAATTTGAAAGAGCTCACTATTGAGTGCTATGGGGGTATAGAATGTCCAACTTGGTTAGGATGTCCTTTATTTCCTAATATGGTGatcttgataattgaaaatTGTGAAAAGTGCACATCATTGCCGGCAATCGGACAACTACCCTCGCTAAATGTCCTTTCGATTGGAGGCATGGCGAGTGTGAAGAATGTTGGTCCTGAGTTTTGTGGGGATGGCTCCTCACAACCTTTTAGATCCTTGGAGACTTTgcatttcaaagatatgaaggAATGGGAGAACTGGATTCCTTGTGAAGAGTTTCCAAAATTACGTGAGCTCTTACTTAGAGGTTGTCCCAGGCTACTAGGGAAGTTACCAAACCACCTTCCTTTGCTAAACATTGTTGTGATATATGGTTGTGGACAGTTAGTTGTTTCAATTTCAAGCTTTCCAGAGCTTTGTGAATTAACAATTGAGAGATGGAAAGGGATGATGGTGTGCGGAGGAAAGGTTGACTTTAACTCACTCTATTTCGAGTCTCTTTCTACAATTTCAGAATTCACTGGTCGAATAGAAGGATTTAATAATGATGTGCTGAAAACTGTAGAAAACTTAACCATCTCAGATTGTGAGGAACTGACGTGTTTGTGGCCAAATGATGTGGGATCCCTACCACATCTCCCACGTCTTTGTGTTTTGAAGATTGATGGTTGTCCAAAACTAGTTTCTTTGGTAGCAAATGAAGTAGAAGAGCAGCTACAACAGGGTATTCCATCCACACTcagagagatagagatatatAATTGCAAAGCCCTGGAATCTTTACCAAAGACAATGATGTACCACTACAGGTGTCTTGAGTATATTTATCTTAATGGATGTGATATTTTGACTTGCTTTGCAAAAGGCCAACTACCTCCAACTCTAAAGCAACTTAAAAAAGACAATTGCAAGAATATGCAGATTTTGTTAGAGGACAATGATAACAATAATTGTAGCAGCAGCACATCTCTTCTTGAGAACTTGGACATTTGG includes:
- the LOC122292140 gene encoding putative disease resistance protein At3g14460; this translates as MEELGMEYFRNLLSRSFFQQPSMDKSRFVMHDLISDLAQSVAGDTCFRMEDRVCNGKQENILGKARHSAYLGGLYDGTKKFEVFSKFKHLRTFLPLMLPYPGYCYLTFHVPLQLLPKSRWLRVLSLNGYCITEISDKIGDLKHLRYLDLSYTPITSLPESITTLYNLQTLILEKCTYLKRLPLTFENLVNLRHLNILDAYSLEGMPPKICKLTCLRTLSNLIVGEGSCSGIKELGPSSNLRGTLCISRLENVMEPWDARDANLIGKPNLRGFSLEWSEDIDESRELEVLNMLQPHNNLKELTIECYGGIECPTWLGCPLFPNMVILIIENCEKCTSLPAIGQLPSLNVLSIGGMASVKNVGPEFCGDGSSQPFRSLETLHFKDMKEWENWIPCEEFPKLRELLLRGCPRLLGKLPNHLPLLNIVVIYGCGQLVVSISSFPELCELTIERWKGMMVCGGKVDFNSLYFESLSTISEFTGRIEGFNNDVLKTVENLTISDCEELTCLWPNDVGSLPHLPRLCVLKIDGCPKLVSLVANEVEEQLQQGIPSTLREIEIYNCKALESLPKTMMYHYRCLEYIYLNGCDILTCFAKGQLPPTLKQLKKDNCKNMQILLEDNDNNNCSSSTSLLENLDIWGCPSLESLISSGVLPATLKQLLVYNCPKLQSIAKGLHHCLFLECIVILNCENLKSLPTGIQNLSHLDRIDISSCPALDFFTDGELLPANLRVLKISNNKKMQAVPNCIHKLGSLQELEILKCPVVSFPKEGFPTNLTSLKISHLNITQGLFEWGLHKLTSLELLQICGGCSHLVSFPNMKLPATLRRLNISHFLNLEYLSSEGLRNLISLEELERGQCEKLTSFPENGLPPSLLKLCIVKCEKFMSFPKNGLPPSLLELYISKCPLLEECCKKDQGSVWLKIAHIPYVQFDSDYL